Proteins encoded together in one Sylvia atricapilla isolate bSylAtr1 chromosome 2, bSylAtr1.pri, whole genome shotgun sequence window:
- the ECRG4 gene encoding augurin isoform X1 — MLSVSSRTGGTPLLAALAAMPPCPRGALPGASLLLLLFLALPLLCAAPDVSRGNKLKLMLQKREAPAAAAKPEVSVKETAAKEFLSSLRRQRRQLWDRSQPDVQQWYQQFLYLGFDEQKFEDDISYWTNLGRARNEYYGGYYQHHYDEDSPIGPRNPHTFRHGAGVNYDDY; from the exons atgCTCTCCGTCTCCTCCCGCACAGGTGGGACTCCTCTCCTGGCCGCCCTTGCCGCGATgccgccgtgtccccgcggggccctgcccggggcctccctcctcctcctcctcttcctcgccCTGCCGCTGCTCTGCGCGGCCCCCG ATGTTTCAAGGGGAAATAAGCTTAAACTGATGCTTCAGAAACGAGAAG ctcctgctgctgcagcaaagcctgAGGTGTCAGTGAAGGAAACTGCAGCCAAGGAgttcctgagcagcctgagacGCCAGCGGCGccagctgtgggacaggagcCAGCCCGACGTGCAGCAGTGGTATCAGCAGTTCCTCTACCTGGGCTTCGATGAGCAG aaattTGAAGATGACATCTCCTACTGGACAAACTTGGGGCGTGCTCGTAATGAATACTACGGTGGATACTACCAGCACCACTACGATGAAGATTCCCCGATTGGCCCACGAAACCCACACACTTTCAGGCACGGAGCAGGCGTCAACTACGACGATTACTAA
- the ECRG4 gene encoding augurin isoform X2, which yields MPPCPRGALPGASLLLLLFLALPLLCAAPDVSRGNKLKLMLQKREAPAAAAKPEVSVKETAAKEFLSSLRRQRRQLWDRSQPDVQQWYQQFLYLGFDEQKFEDDISYWTNLGRARNEYYGGYYQHHYDEDSPIGPRNPHTFRHGAGVNYDDY from the exons ATgccgccgtgtccccgcggggccctgcccggggcctccctcctcctcctcctcttcctcgccCTGCCGCTGCTCTGCGCGGCCCCCG ATGTTTCAAGGGGAAATAAGCTTAAACTGATGCTTCAGAAACGAGAAG ctcctgctgctgcagcaaagcctgAGGTGTCAGTGAAGGAAACTGCAGCCAAGGAgttcctgagcagcctgagacGCCAGCGGCGccagctgtgggacaggagcCAGCCCGACGTGCAGCAGTGGTATCAGCAGTTCCTCTACCTGGGCTTCGATGAGCAG aaattTGAAGATGACATCTCCTACTGGACAAACTTGGGGCGTGCTCGTAATGAATACTACGGTGGATACTACCAGCACCACTACGATGAAGATTCCCCGATTGGCCCACGAAACCCACACACTTTCAGGCACGGAGCAGGCGTCAACTACGACGATTACTAA